Genomic window (Sebastes umbrosus isolate fSebUmb1 chromosome 21, fSebUmb1.pri, whole genome shotgun sequence):
TTGGTTTGTTTAAAATGTGGTTTATACTGGAGAGTTGAGACATGCAGCACGGTGATCTAGCTGACGGAAGAGAAGAGTGGAAAGAATGTTGCTGGTATGGCTCTTTAATCGTCCTTATCCTTGGCACCGTGCTTTAGGATGCGTGTGAACTCCACGTAGTTGAAGTTGCTTTTCTTGTCGATGGGGGCCTCTCTGAAGAGCTCGTCCACCTCCTCATCTGTAAACCGGTCACCCATTGTTGTGAGCAACTCTCTGAGGTAATCTTCCTGGATGAAACCTGAGGGGAAAATAGTTAAATTAGATAAGAAGGCTAAGACACCTAAGAAAGCCTGAATCAACATCAGAATCATCTCCTGAAGAATTTCCTTTTGCTTGCAATGATAACAGTACCATCTTTGAGAAACTATTTGTCTTAACAAAGCTGGATTGTATATTTAAACACCTTTCAAACACAgctgcaattcaaagtgcttaaaataaaaggttatgGAAAGtatttgaacaaaaaaacaatataaaatgatCTTATTTTAAGGCTCCTTTAAAGGCACTTTCCTCTTTAAAATTTAAGTAATCTTTGTATCCGCAAGAGCTTCACAGCTGAGAGGAAAATGGTATTTTAATACGGCAAAATAGAAAACTTTTCTGTCTATCAAAAGGAAAGAAATTACAACTGTCAGAATGTACCTGTTCCTTCCTCATCGAAGCAAGCAAATGCATTTCTGATCACATCCTCAGGGTCTGTGCCATTGAGCTTCTCCCCAAACATGGTGAGAAACATGGTGAAATTAATGGGTCCAGGAGCTTCCATCATCATGGCCTCCAGGTACTCATCCGTTGGATTTTTccctataaaaaaaagacaccagTGTGGTGCACTTAGTCTATAGAGCTTCAACTACAGAAGTGGTTCAAGTACAAGTGACAATAGCAactgattaaaatatgtttgcttGCAGAACTAGTTTTCAAACAGCAAACAGTGTAGGTACACACCCATATGAAGTGCAAAACTGCTTACAGACATGTTGGTTGAGCTCACCCTGAGGTAAAATCCAACTCTCCTACTCACCCAGTGAGGCCAGCATGTCGTGAAGGTCCTCTTTGTCCACAAACCCATCACGGTTCTGGTCGATCATGTTGAAGGCCTCCTTGAACTCCTGGATCTGAGACTGGTCAAACATGGCGAAGACATTGGAAGTGGCGCGCTGAGGGCGCTTCTTCGTGGTCTTTCCCTTTGCTCTTTTGCTAGacattttgactgttttttacctgtggaaataaatatatacatgttagATTATACAACCTGTAGCCAGGCATTATGACAGCTCACTCCTTAAGGAAGACAAGCATTATTAAAGGTCAGTGTAAATAGACAACATCAGtagggagggagaaaaaaagacaatatataGATAAAACTGATAAGACTGACAAAAGATGACACACAGGGAGACAATCTGATCAAAGGTAACATGATTACGCCGTTACTCAAAATAAGATTTTGTCATTCGTGCCTACTACTCGGTGGCATTTTAATTCTCTGGCAGCGATTCCCCAGCGTGGTGTCCTCTCTGAGCTATAAATGGAAATGTTCCCCATCTTTCTAGGTTGATCAGCTCACCGCCTTTACTAAGGGCAGGAGAATTAGTGATGTGAGGACAGATGCCCTTATCTGGTAATGTCTTGAATGAAGACTTAAACTGTCCTACATTCCCATTTTGATGTTGACAGATGCTAATGTTTTTGCCAGTGAGTGTTGATGGGAAATGGTCTCAACCAGCTTGGAGCTGTGTAGAGCTTTGCTTTGTGTTGAGACACTTAATCAATATGGTGACATAGCTAGATATTATCCAGGAGACTGGTATTTATAAAGGCTCAATCAACATTCAATGATACAATTTTTAATGGTCTGAGTTAAGGTTGCAACTATCTACTGTTATAATTATGAAATGAAacgtcgaaaaaaaagtcatagtatagtatgtcaaaaaaatgtcagttaaGTAtatcgtaaaaaaaagtcatagtatgtcgaaaaaagtcatagtatatcgaaaaaaaaaagaagtcacaGTGTGGTatgtagaaaaaacaaataatagtatagtatgtcaaataaaagttatagcagtttgtcaaaaaagtcatagtgtagtatgccgaaaaaaaagtcagtttagtatgttgaaaatcataaagaaagttatagtatagtatgtgtcGATTACTTTAATGCTTAATCATTCAATGTATAAACTGTCCATCATAAGCTGCTTCCTTTGTTactacagcaaaaaaaaaacatgcaatttacaatgaaaataaaagcagcaaattctaaCAGGAGATGCTGACAACATGATACAACTGTCCTTTTagcagtaaaaaaatatatatatacatgtatttatagCTTCAAAACACAAATTATCAGGTTTAAATTGCCATCAAAATATTGACAGACGTGTTCACaatttttttcttgcattttagtgacatttacttttgtttgtttgtatgtttgtttgtttgtttgttatgatctcagctgactcttcctacacatcactcttttaattacttagctatagtttctcctctgtgttatttattagtatgattttgtaAAGCGTacttgggtttctgaaaggcgctatataagtccaatttattattattattattgtgctgTGCAAACCGCAACGTAAAAATCAATAGTTAACTTCAAACAAAACCAGTCATGTTAATTTGTTTTAGGACTTTAACACAACTCCTCCTGGTgcattattacgagaataaagtcataactttacgaggaaaaaagaaaataacgaataaaattactttctttaaaatattatgactttattctcacaatactacaacttttttctcttaaacctaggactttattctcataatattatgactttattctcgtaattttatgagaataaagtcataatattatgactttattctcgtaatattacgacattttttctaataatattacaacttttttttcataatattacaactttttttctcattatatcatgactttttctcgtaaacttctgactttattttaataatattacgacttttttctcgctTTATTAAGTACGTACTCAGTCTGCGGCCTAGCTTGAGCTCCATTAAACAAGTATGCACACAGCTGTTAGCTCACTACAAACACCAAGCAGCCAGAGAAGTTACCCACATACAGGTAACGTTATATGTTTGATGTTATTAAGCTCACAACTTGCTTTACAAGTCTACACCACTCATTAATCAGCGACATGTTTAGCTATTAGCAACGAAGCTAACAGTGTTTTCAATGCAATCAAACACGCAGAAATGACACGtttactttactatgactttaacATTACCACCAGCTGTGTCTTATCCTGATAACAAAGCATTCATAATGTAGTTAACTGTGTTGTATAGTAATATAAAGTCAAAACAGACAGTTTTACCTGACAACAAGCAGATAGTTGTGTGTTAGCTCGATGCTGCTCTTCTCTCAACCACCGCCCTTCACTTCCTGATGTTGCCTTCCATGCAGAACAAACCAACTGAGGAAAATAGGTGTGGCGTATCAAGTATAACATTATAATTActcaatttaaaaacaatttattagttttttcggtttgaatattttattgaaGTACATCTTACtgaattttaatttgaaaataaatcctAATGTTTGATTATTAGAGATAGAATATTTAATAATGTGCCTTTATACCCCCGGGTGGAGTAAATGTAACTTCCACAAACACTCCCTTTGCCTGCGTTGACATTCCTAGATATGCCCTTTTAAGGGAAGAAAGACACATCGTCGTCCTTTGTGCAATTAGGCAAAGAAAGAGATcttgaatagataaataaataaattaattaattaattaattaataaaatgggCGTTATTAtcaataaagcaaacatatcaggattattattgttatttatttttttttggttatgGATAAATTATGTCAATCAGATgcatataattatatattatatatatcatgtatattattattattattattattatatattatattatgtatattatattatgaatattatattaatatatgtataatatatatatattaatatagtagtatatattaatataatatacataatatataatgatatattaaataatatattatatattatattaatatatattaatattatatattatatatattatattaatatatattaatatatatatatattaatataataatacatattaatataatatacataatatataatataatatatattattatattattatattataattgtaatataacttattattttgaatggagcttcccagcaaaaagcatttcacatgaTTGTACATGTATAActggcgtgacaataaacatcttgaatcttgaatcttgaaaactTGAATAATAGTTGTCACTTAAATATTCCCCATTGAGTTGATAGTGTTGATctgactcaaatattttcaTGATTATATGTATCACAGCTGGGTGCTATTTATGCTCTTTTGTAGCATTGTGGTAGTTGCCTGTTTATGTTGTTTGTATTGCTATAAAAATATTTGCATGCTGCTTTTCCGACTAGTTTTCTcttgtaaaaacacattttaacctCAATGAGATATTAACCTGATTAAGtaaagtgaaagaaaataaaaaataaatttaagttCACATACGTAGACCAAAACAATAAAGGGAAAAATGTTGATAGAATGGATAATAATAGATATATGACTGCCAGCGTTGGTCAGACAACAGTTGGTACCACCGGTCATGGCTACAGGCCTATAGGGAGGCTTAGTGCTGCAGGATGCTCAACTGTTGACTCACAGGTTAAACACGCCACGCTGTCTTTTCTTTGTCCAGTTGTCATATCACTTTCAAAGTTGATAATAAAATGGTTGAACATGTGCCATGAGTCACTCAtagttatactgtatgttgtaacCAGACAAGCCACCAGTCTAGAGCTGTATAGTCCTAAAAAAATCCTCGTTAATGATAGTTACAATGGCagttgaatgattaaaaaaatacatttaaataacttaaaatgttgtaatatgtgattttatgtatgaTCATTGTAttgtgcattttaaaaaaaaaatcttaaaagccaaaccagggacaaggtctgcaaattagctatggctagatgtcctatatacattgcatcggttgcactttaattaagtgtaacaatgcctacatgtaacaaataaataaactacagaTCTCACTGATGGTTGTCTGGTCtttcataattatttatttatttatttatttatttatttatttattcatttgacaGGGTcaatacatgtaggcattgttacatttaaataaagtgcaaccgatgtaATGTATGTAAGACTTTTAGTCGTATATTTGCAGACTGTGTCCCTGAAATGAAACAAACTAAACACAGTGGTTATTATTATGTTGTATTAGTAAAGGACACACAGATAAGCTATAATTTAACTCAAAGTGCCGCAGACAgcacagaaaaatacatttttatcacTGGGAAGGGATTACTCGTGGATGTCTATCAATTTGGAACATCTAGAcattaaatatttcatttatgAGTCTTATTAATTTGATTTCAAACTTTTCCAGTTGATCTCTATCTCTATTTATTCATGAAAGTCCTGCTGAGTCAAATTTACACTAAATAACTAAGTTTGAGCTTGCATTGTAGGTTTAGTGTCAGCTTAAACCACTAGAGTGTGCTAGCTTCACATAAAATCTTACCTTTTCTCAGTGAATTTATAGACAGTTTCTTGAGGTCATTAATAGTTTGTCTCAACATGTTACCTTATCCGGTGTGAGAGCTCATTTAAGTTGTTCATGTCTAGAACTGTTATCTTAAACATCCATGTGGCTCCACTGTGTGGGAGCCATACTAAAAAGAGCATAAAAATACCACTAATAGATCCCATGAGACGTCCATACAGTTGGAATTTCCTGGACAGCTGAACCCAGTGACATGGTGCTAACATGAATGTCATTACAAACATATTCACTTGGACAACAAGCAGGGAatgaacaaaatattagaaacaccttttttaatataataccGTTTAATACAACGTCATCACCAGCTGCTCTATGGCCTCAGAATGAATGAAGTGTCaacaaaactgaacattataggTTTTACAGTTGCAGGGTGATTGTAttgaattcaatttatttttatatagttttaaatcataacagaagttaccTAGAGACGTGTTTCATATACagcaggtctagaccatacTCTATACTTTAGAGACCCATCATGAAAACCCACCATGAGCAAGCATTCACCTTTTAACGGGTAGAAACTTtgggcagaaccaggctctgggtggACGGCCAGTGGggttgagagaaagagagagacaaagatgcacagcaacaacaataatGGCACaactgctaataataataatagaaataggaataataacaatatt
Coding sequences:
- the myl12.1 gene encoding myosin, light chain 12, genome duplicate 1: MSSKRAKGKTTKKRPQRATSNVFAMFDQSQIQEFKEAFNMIDQNRDGFVDKEDLHDMLASLGKNPTDEYLEAMMMEAPGPINFTMFLTMFGEKLNGTDPEDVIRNAFACFDEEGTGFIQEDYLRELLTTMGDRFTDEEVDELFREAPIDKKSNFNYVEFTRILKHGAKDKDD